In the Chryseobacterium sp. MYb264 genome, one interval contains:
- a CDS encoding winged helix-turn-helix transcriptional regulator — MKKNELMAYSCPLGKAMSALGSKWKPIIVLVIKDRKLRFGELAVRINVISRKVLTDQLREMETDGLVIREEFKELPPRVEYSLTEKGLALLPILYQLEEWETKYHVYDPEKAKDCKMLLEGNKVKKTIEA; from the coding sequence ATGAAAAAGAATGAGTTAATGGCTTACAGTTGCCCTCTTGGAAAGGCGATGTCGGCTTTAGGAAGCAAATGGAAACCCATTATTGTATTGGTAATTAAAGACCGAAAATTACGTTTTGGGGAACTTGCCGTGAGAATCAATGTGATTTCCAGAAAGGTTTTAACAGATCAATTACGAGAAATGGAAACCGATGGATTGGTGATTCGTGAAGAGTTCAAAGAGCTTCCTCCACGAGTTGAATATTCTTTAACAGAAAAGGGATTGGCTTTGCTGCCTATTTTATATCAGTTGGAAGAATGGGAAACGAAATATCATGTTTACGATCCGGAAAAAGCGAAAGATTGCAAGATGCTTTTGGAAGGAAATAAAGTAAAAAAGACGATAGAAGCTTAA